In Amycolatopsis endophytica, the following are encoded in one genomic region:
- the gltB gene encoding glutamate synthase large subunit: MIFSANPGKQGLYDPAQEQDSCGVAMVADIQGRRTHAIVTDGLTALINLDHRGAAGAEPTSGDGAGILVQLPDRLLREEAGFELPEPDARGHHRYAAGIAFLPAEEEARGKAVALIERLADEESLEVLGWREVPVDADAADIGPTARSVMPHFAMLFVAGKPDAEGVRPSGVELDRLTFCLRKRSEHDTVVAECGTYFPSLSSRTMVYKGMLTPEQLPAFFGDLRDTRMTSAIALVHSRFSTNTFPSWPLAHPFRFVAHNGEINTIRGNRNRMRAREALLDSGVIPGDLTRLYPVCSPDASDSASFDEVLELLHLGGRSLPHAVLMMIPEAWENHATMDDRRRAFYQFHASLMEPWDGPACVTFTDGTLVGAVLDRNGLRPCRWWRTADDRVVLASEAGVLDVPPDQVVAKGRLKPGRMFLVDTEGGRIVADNEVKAHLAAQHPYEEWLHAGLLQLADLTDRDHVTQSHDSVLRRQLAFGYSEEELKILLAPMAEKGAEPLGSMGTDTPPAPLSKRSRQLYDYFKQNFAQVTNPPLDAIREELVTSMSRIMGPERNLLDPGPASCRHIQLPYPVIDNDELAKLIHINDDGDLPGFACTVLSGLFEVDGGGKALAEAVERVRREASEAIAAGARTLVLSDRDSDHKMAPIPSLLLVSAVHHHLVRTKERLRVALVVETGDAREVHHIALLLGYGAAAVNPYLAFETIEDMIGQGAISGIEPREAVRNYVGALVKGVLKIMSKMGISTVGAYTAAQVFESFGLSQELLDEYFTGTVSKLGGVGLDVLAEEVAVRHRRAYPDNPTDRVHRRLDSGGEYAYRREGELHLFTPETVFLLQHAGKTRRDEVYRRYSDEVQRLSREGGALRGLFKFRAKASRAVPIEEVESIESICKRFNTGAMSYGSISAEAHQTLAIAMNRIGGRSNTGEGGEDPERLYDPERRSAIKQVASGRFGVTSEYLVNADDIQIKMAQGAKPGEGGQLPPNKVYPWIARTRHSTPGVGLISPPPHHDIYSIEDLAQLIHDLKNANEQARVHVKLVSSLGVGTVAAGVSKAHADVVLISGHDGGTGASPLNSLKHAGTPWEIGLAETQQTLMLNGLRDRITVQVDGAMKTGRDVVVAALLGAEEYGFATAPLIVAGCIMMRVCHLDTCPVGVATQSPELRKRYTGQAEHVVNYFRFVAQEVRELLAELGFRTLDEAIGRADMLDTDDAVEHWKASGLDLSPIFQMATDTPYGGARRKIREQDHGLEHALDRTLIQLSEAALEDAHPVRLELPVRNVNRTVGTLLGSEITRRYGGEGLPDGTIHIRLVGSAGQSLGAFLPRGVTLEMVGDANDYVGKGLSGGRIVVRPHPDATFAAERQVIAGNTLAYGATAGEMFLRGHVGERFCVRNSGATVVAEGVGDHAFEYMTGGRAVVLGPTGRNLAAGMSGGIGYVLDLDRGSVNRDMVDLLALEPEDLNWLKDIVTRHHELTRSAVAASLLGDWPRRSASFTKVMPRDYKRVLEATRAAKAAGRDVDEAIMEVASRG, translated from the coding sequence ATGATCTTCTCCGCCAACCCGGGCAAGCAGGGCCTGTACGACCCTGCTCAGGAGCAGGACTCCTGCGGTGTGGCGATGGTGGCCGACATCCAGGGCCGCCGCACCCACGCCATCGTGACGGACGGGCTGACGGCGCTGATCAACCTGGACCACCGGGGCGCCGCGGGCGCCGAACCGACCTCCGGCGACGGCGCCGGGATCCTCGTGCAGCTGCCCGACCGGCTGCTCCGCGAGGAGGCCGGTTTCGAGCTGCCCGAACCCGACGCGCGGGGCCACCACCGCTATGCCGCCGGCATCGCGTTCCTGCCCGCCGAAGAAGAGGCGCGCGGCAAGGCCGTCGCCCTGATCGAGCGCCTCGCCGACGAGGAAAGCCTCGAAGTGCTGGGCTGGCGCGAGGTCCCGGTCGACGCGGACGCGGCGGACATCGGCCCCACCGCACGTTCGGTCATGCCGCACTTCGCGATGCTCTTCGTGGCGGGCAAACCCGACGCCGAGGGCGTCCGCCCGTCCGGTGTGGAACTGGACCGGCTCACCTTCTGCCTGCGCAAGCGCAGCGAGCACGACACGGTGGTCGCCGAATGCGGCACGTACTTCCCGTCGCTGTCCTCGCGCACCATGGTCTACAAGGGAATGCTCACGCCCGAGCAGCTCCCGGCGTTCTTCGGCGACCTCCGCGACACGCGGATGACCAGTGCGATCGCGTTGGTGCACAGCCGGTTTTCCACCAACACGTTCCCGTCGTGGCCGCTGGCGCACCCGTTCCGGTTCGTCGCGCACAACGGTGAGATCAACACGATCCGCGGCAACCGCAACCGCATGCGGGCCCGCGAGGCGCTGCTCGACTCGGGTGTCATCCCCGGGGACCTGACCCGCCTGTACCCGGTGTGCTCGCCGGACGCGTCGGACTCGGCGTCCTTCGACGAGGTGCTGGAGCTGCTGCACCTGGGCGGCCGTAGCCTGCCGCACGCCGTGCTGATGATGATCCCGGAGGCGTGGGAGAACCACGCCACCATGGACGACCGGCGGCGCGCGTTCTACCAGTTCCACGCGAGCCTCATGGAGCCGTGGGACGGCCCGGCGTGCGTCACCTTCACCGACGGCACGCTCGTCGGCGCGGTGCTGGACCGCAACGGCCTGCGCCCGTGCCGGTGGTGGCGTACCGCCGACGACCGCGTCGTGCTGGCCAGCGAGGCCGGTGTGCTGGACGTGCCGCCGGACCAGGTCGTGGCCAAGGGCCGCCTCAAGCCGGGCCGCATGTTCCTCGTGGACACCGAAGGCGGCCGCATCGTCGCCGACAACGAGGTCAAGGCGCACCTGGCCGCGCAGCACCCGTACGAGGAGTGGCTGCACGCCGGACTGCTGCAGCTGGCCGACCTGACCGACCGCGACCACGTGACGCAGAGTCATGACTCGGTGCTGCGCCGTCAGCTGGCCTTCGGCTACAGCGAGGAGGAGCTCAAGATCCTGCTGGCGCCGATGGCGGAGAAGGGCGCCGAGCCGCTCGGCTCGATGGGCACCGACACGCCGCCGGCGCCGCTGTCCAAGCGCTCGCGCCAGCTCTACGACTACTTCAAGCAGAACTTCGCGCAGGTGACCAACCCGCCGCTGGACGCGATCCGCGAAGAGCTGGTCACGTCGATGAGCCGGATCATGGGCCCGGAGCGCAACCTGCTCGACCCCGGTCCGGCGTCCTGCCGCCACATCCAGCTGCCGTACCCGGTCATCGACAACGACGAGCTGGCCAAGCTCATCCACATCAACGACGACGGCGATCTGCCCGGCTTCGCCTGCACCGTCCTGTCCGGACTGTTCGAAGTGGACGGCGGCGGCAAGGCGCTGGCGGAGGCGGTCGAGCGGGTGCGCCGCGAGGCGTCCGAGGCGATCGCGGCCGGCGCCCGCACGCTCGTGCTGTCCGACCGGGACTCCGACCACAAGATGGCGCCGATCCCGTCGCTGCTGCTGGTCTCCGCGGTGCACCACCACCTGGTGCGCACCAAGGAGCGGCTGCGCGTCGCGCTCGTCGTGGAGACCGGCGACGCCCGCGAGGTGCACCACATCGCGCTGCTGCTCGGCTACGGCGCGGCGGCGGTGAACCCGTACCTGGCCTTCGAAACGATCGAGGACATGATCGGCCAGGGCGCGATCTCCGGGATCGAGCCGCGCGAGGCCGTGCGCAACTACGTCGGCGCGCTCGTCAAGGGCGTCCTCAAGATCATGTCGAAGATGGGCATCTCGACCGTCGGCGCCTACACCGCGGCGCAGGTGTTCGAATCCTTCGGGCTGTCGCAGGAACTGCTCGACGAGTACTTCACCGGCACGGTGTCCAAGCTCGGCGGCGTCGGCCTCGACGTGCTCGCCGAGGAGGTCGCCGTCCGGCACCGCCGCGCGTACCCGGACAACCCGACCGACCGGGTGCACCGCCGCCTGGACTCCGGTGGCGAGTACGCCTACCGCCGCGAGGGCGAGCTGCACCTGTTCACGCCGGAGACGGTGTTCCTGTTGCAGCACGCGGGCAAGACGCGCCGCGACGAGGTCTACCGCCGCTACTCCGACGAGGTGCAGCGCCTGTCCCGCGAGGGTGGCGCGCTGCGCGGACTGTTCAAGTTCCGTGCAAAGGCGTCCCGAGCTGTGCCCATTGAAGAGGTCGAGTCGATCGAGTCGATCTGCAAGCGGTTCAACACCGGTGCCATGTCCTACGGCTCGATCTCCGCCGAGGCGCACCAGACGCTGGCGATCGCGATGAACCGCATCGGCGGCCGCTCCAACACCGGTGAGGGCGGCGAGGACCCGGAGCGGCTCTACGACCCCGAGCGCCGCAGCGCGATCAAGCAGGTCGCGAGTGGACGGTTCGGCGTGACGAGCGAGTACCTGGTCAACGCCGACGACATCCAGATCAAGATGGCGCAGGGCGCGAAGCCCGGCGAGGGCGGTCAGCTGCCGCCGAACAAGGTGTACCCGTGGATCGCGCGCACCCGGCACTCCACGCCGGGCGTCGGCCTGATTTCCCCGCCGCCGCACCACGACATCTACTCGATCGAGGATCTGGCGCAGCTCATCCACGACCTGAAAAACGCCAACGAGCAGGCTCGTGTCCACGTCAAGCTGGTCAGCTCCCTCGGCGTCGGCACGGTCGCGGCGGGGGTGTCCAAGGCGCATGCGGACGTCGTGCTGATCTCCGGTCACGACGGCGGCACCGGGGCCTCGCCGCTGAACTCGCTCAAGCACGCGGGAACGCCGTGGGAGATCGGCCTGGCCGAGACCCAGCAGACACTGATGCTCAACGGGTTGCGCGACCGCATCACCGTGCAGGTCGACGGCGCGATGAAGACCGGGCGGGACGTCGTGGTCGCGGCGCTGCTCGGCGCCGAGGAGTACGGCTTCGCCACCGCGCCGCTGATCGTGGCGGGTTGCATCATGATGCGCGTGTGCCACCTGGACACGTGTCCGGTCGGCGTCGCCACCCAGAGCCCGGAGCTGCGCAAACGCTACACCGGGCAGGCCGAGCACGTGGTGAACTACTTCCGGTTCGTCGCGCAGGAGGTCCGGGAACTGCTGGCGGAACTGGGTTTCCGCACCCTGGACGAGGCGATCGGCCGCGCCGACATGCTCGACACCGACGACGCGGTCGAACACTGGAAGGCCAGCGGCCTGGACCTGTCGCCGATCTTCCAAATGGCGACGGATACTCCCTACGGCGGCGCGCGGCGCAAGATCCGCGAGCAGGACCACGGCCTCGAGCACGCCCTGGACCGCACGCTCATCCAGCTGTCCGAGGCGGCGCTGGAGGACGCCCACCCGGTTCGGCTGGAGCTGCCGGTGCGCAACGTGAACCGCACCGTCGGCACGCTGCTGGGCTCGGAGATCACCCGCCGCTACGGCGGCGAGGGCCTGCCCGACGGGACCATCCACATCCGGCTCGTGGGCTCGGCGGGACAGTCGCTGGGCGCGTTCCTGCCGCGCGGCGTCACGCTGGAGATGGTCGGCGACGCCAACGACTACGTCGGCAAGGGCCTGTCCGGCGGACGGATCGTCGTGCGCCCGCATCCGGACGCGACGTTCGCCGCCGAACGTCAGGTCATCGCGGGCAACACGCTGGCCTACGGCGCCACCGCGGGGGAGATGTTCCTGCGCGGGCACGTCGGCGAGCGTTTCTGCGTACGCAACTCGGGCGCCACCGTCGTCGCCGAGGGCGTGGGCGACCACGCCTTCGAATACATGACCGGTGGCCGCGCGGTGGTGCTCGGACCGACCGGCCGCAACCTCGCCGCCGGCATGTCCGGCGGTATCGGCTACGTCCTCGACCTCGACCGGGGCAGTGTCAACCGCGACATGGTCGACCTGCTCGCGCTCGAACCCGAGGATCTGAACTGGTTGAAGGACATCGTGACCCGACACCACGAGCTCACCCGCTCCGCGGTCGCCGCGTCGCTGCTCGGCGACTGGCCGCGCCGCTCGGCGAGCTTCACCAAGGTCATGCCGCGCGACTACAAGCGTGTGCTGGAGGCGACCAGGGCCGCCAAGGCGGCGGGCCGGGACGTCGACGAGGCGATCATGGAGGTGGCGTCTCGTGGCTGA